One segment of Eschrichtius robustus isolate mEscRob2 chromosome 3, mEscRob2.pri, whole genome shotgun sequence DNA contains the following:
- the TEX38 gene encoding testis-expressed protein 38 — MDSQREDLSLPGVWVSLYFGFLGLCSVITGGCILFLHWRKNLRREERAQEWMEVMRAATFTYSPLLYWINKRRHYGMNAAINTGPPPDATKTETDTQNSDHPWELDVPESRSYATQDSSPKVEAPSPLQRAVQLIPQQPLPSPVLRPQASPPLPIPIFQEAPFALSLCNLPPMLNHSVSYPLATCPERNVHFHSLPTLAQRDHCLNAKLSASEL, encoded by the exons ATGGATTCCCAAAGGGAGGATCTCAGCCTCCCTGGAG TGTGGGTGTCACTGTACTTTGGATTCCTGGGGCTGTGTTCTGTGATAACTGGCGGCTGCATTCTCTTTCTGCACTGGAGGAAGAACCTGCGGCGGGAAGAGCGTGCCCAGGAGTGGATGGAGGTGATGCGAGCAGCCACATTTACCTACAGCCCGCTGTTGTACTGGATTAACAAGCGACGGCACTATGGCATGAACGCAGCCATCAACACGGGCCCTCCCCCTGATGCCACCAAGACCGAGACTGACACCCAGAATTCAGATCACCCGTGGGAGTTGGACGTCCCTGAGAGCAGGAGCTATGCTACTCAAGACAGCAGCCCCAAGGTGgaggcccccagccccctgcaacGTGCAGTGCAGCTGATCCCACAGCAGCCCCTACCTTCCCCGGTGCTGCGGCCCCAGGCCAGCCCCCCACTCCCGATTCCCATTTTTCAGGAGGCGCCCTTTGCCCTCTCGCTGTGTAACCTACCCCCGATGCTGAACCACTCAGTCTCCTACCCTTTGGCCACCTGTCCTGAAAGGAACGTCCACTTCCATTCCCTCCCCACACTGGCCCAGAGGGACCACTGCTTAAATGCCAAGCTGTCTGCTTCAGAATTGTAG